The following are from one region of the Synechococcus sp. CBW1108 genome:
- a CDS encoding DMT family transporter produces MVASALSFSLMGVCVKQVGGRIPAAEVVLARSLISLGLSWLLLRRAGVYPWGRRRGLLIWRGAIGTAALLCVYAALAALPLASATVLQYLYPPFTALLAWLVLGERIGKRVLAAMALGWLGVLLVAQPGGSLALAWQPVLVAVAGALFTALAYVSVRSLGQSEHPLVIIFYFPLVALPLSLPLVALNPVLPTSTELLWLVGVGLFTQLGQVYLTRSLMALPAARATAISYVQVGFAAGWGWLLFGEQIDAATISGALLVLAATLVSLSQPVGGR; encoded by the coding sequence ATGGTGGCCAGCGCCCTGAGTTTTTCCTTGATGGGCGTGTGCGTGAAGCAGGTGGGGGGCCGGATCCCCGCCGCCGAGGTGGTGCTGGCTCGCAGCCTGATCAGCCTGGGGCTGAGCTGGTTGCTGCTGCGGCGGGCCGGGGTATACCCCTGGGGGCGACGGCGGGGCCTGCTGATCTGGCGCGGAGCTATCGGCACCGCTGCCCTGCTCTGCGTCTACGCAGCCCTGGCCGCCCTGCCGCTGGCCTCGGCCACGGTGCTGCAATACCTCTACCCCCCCTTCACGGCGCTGCTGGCCTGGCTGGTGCTGGGTGAGCGGATCGGCAAGAGGGTGTTGGCCGCCATGGCGCTGGGCTGGCTGGGGGTGCTGCTGGTGGCCCAGCCAGGCGGCAGCTTGGCCCTGGCCTGGCAGCCGGTGCTGGTGGCCGTGGCCGGCGCCCTGTTCACGGCCCTGGCCTATGTGAGCGTGCGTTCCCTGGGCCAGAGCGAGCACCCGCTGGTGATCATCTTTTATTTCCCCCTGGTGGCCCTGCCCCTGAGCCTGCCGCTGGTGGCCCTCAATCCCGTGCTGCCCACCTCCACCGAGCTGCTGTGGCTGGTGGGGGTGGGGCTGTTCACCCAGCTGGGCCAGGTGTATCTGACCCGCAGCCTGATGGCCCTGCCGGCGGCGCGGGCCACGGCGATCAGCTACGTGCAGGTGGGCTTCGCCGCGGGCTGGGGCTGGTTGCTGTTTGGGGAGCAGATCGATGCCGCCACGATCAGCGGAGCCCTGCTGGTGCTGGCGGCCACCCTGGTCAGCCTCAGCCAGCCGGTAGGGGGTCGGTGA
- the rlmB gene encoding 23S rRNA (guanosine(2251)-2'-O)-methyltransferase RlmB: MSPRFEPRRGTGRPTRFKGAGEGREGREAREGREGRGTGPRDLRRQPRREGSLDRPASRAEKPYEKPYEKPYEKPYERSYGERKPFGERRSLGDRRPLGERRPIGDRKPYDRRPGARIEGRFGPRRAGAPLRSAARPLIVDAAPPLAAGEAERHSIDPSTDLIWGRHPAQAALEGGRPIHRIWCTPEVRTSTKFLQLLREAKASGVLVEEVTWARLGQLTGGAVHQGITLQTAAADTLDLTSLIEGCAAIGEPPLLIALDGLTDPQNLGAIVRSAEALGAHGLVLPQRRSAGLTGSVAKVAAGALEHLPIARVVNLNRALDALKQEGYRVVGLASEGALSLEEVDLEGPLVVVTGSEGDGLSMLTRRNCDQLVRIPLRGVTPSLNASVATALLLYEVARRGWMKGLRGSQPAPRLVRPQLPVAAAVPEPELLPEAPPEPELQPGPLPEPEALAEEAQPEAPAAEAPGEAPVVELGLTPAPPAGFSGDIQL; the protein is encoded by the coding sequence ATGAGTCCACGCTTTGAACCCCGTCGCGGCACTGGTCGCCCAACCCGTTTCAAAGGGGCCGGCGAGGGTCGGGAGGGTCGGGAAGCTCGTGAGGGTCGGGAGGGCCGAGGAACTGGGCCCCGTGATCTGCGTCGCCAACCCCGCCGGGAGGGAAGTTTAGATCGTCCCGCCAGCAGGGCTGAAAAACCCTATGAGAAGCCCTATGAAAAACCCTACGAAAAACCATACGAGCGCTCCTACGGGGAGAGAAAACCCTTTGGCGAAAGAAGGTCCCTAGGAGACAGGCGGCCCCTTGGTGAGAGGCGACCCATTGGTGACAGGAAGCCCTATGACCGCAGACCCGGCGCCCGCATCGAGGGCCGTTTTGGTCCGCGCCGGGCCGGGGCGCCACTGCGCTCCGCCGCCAGGCCCCTGATCGTTGACGCCGCTCCGCCGCTGGCTGCCGGCGAGGCCGAACGCCACAGCATCGACCCCAGCACCGATCTGATTTGGGGTCGCCATCCCGCCCAGGCGGCGCTCGAGGGCGGCCGGCCGATCCACCGCATCTGGTGCACGCCTGAGGTGCGCACCAGCACCAAGTTTCTGCAGCTCTTGCGCGAGGCCAAGGCCTCGGGTGTGCTGGTGGAGGAGGTCACCTGGGCCCGGCTGGGCCAGCTCACCGGCGGAGCGGTGCACCAGGGCATCACCCTGCAGACCGCCGCCGCCGACACCCTCGATCTGACCAGCCTGATCGAGGGCTGCGCCGCCATCGGCGAGCCACCCCTGCTGATTGCCCTCGATGGCCTCACCGATCCCCAAAACCTGGGGGCCATCGTGCGCAGTGCCGAAGCCCTCGGCGCCCACGGGTTGGTTTTGCCCCAGCGGCGCAGTGCCGGCCTCACCGGCTCAGTGGCCAAGGTTGCGGCGGGCGCCCTGGAGCACCTCCCCATCGCCCGGGTGGTGAATCTCAACCGGGCCCTCGACGCCCTCAAGCAGGAGGGCTACCGGGTGGTGGGACTGGCCAGCGAAGGCGCCCTCAGCCTGGAGGAGGTGGATCTGGAGGGTCCCCTGGTGGTTGTGACCGGCTCGGAGGGCGACGGTCTCTCGATGCTCACCCGCCGCAACTGTGACCAGCTGGTGCGCATTCCCCTGCGGGGGGTAACCCCCAGCCTCAATGCCTCGGTGGCCACGGCCCTGCTGCTCTACGAGGTTGCCCGGCGGGGCTGGATGAAGGGCTTGCGGGGCAGCCAGCCCGCCCCGCGCCTGGTACGCCCCCAGCTGCCCGTCGCAGCAGCAGTACCCGAGCCCGAGCTTCTGCCCGAGGCCCCGCCTGAGCCCGAGCTCCAGCCTGGGCCTCTGCCCGAACCCGAGGCTCTTGCCGAAGAAGCCCAGCCCGAGGCCCCTGCCGCAGAGGCGCCCGGCGAGGCTCCTGTGGTGGAGCTAGGGCTGACGCCGGCCCCGCCAGCTGGATTCAGCGGTGATATCCAGTTGTGA
- a CDS encoding DUF1816 domain-containing protein, giving the protein MNPLLWPLRSCANGLGLAWWARVETHGPDAIYWFGPFVRRHTLEARLPEFLSDLQAEAPASLEHRLLRTRRGEPLTEIS; this is encoded by the coding sequence ATGAATCCCCTGCTGTGGCCCCTGCGCAGCTGCGCTAATGGTCTGGGCCTGGCTTGGTGGGCACGGGTCGAAACCCATGGCCCCGACGCGATTTACTGGTTTGGCCCCTTCGTGCGCCGGCACACCCTCGAAGCCCGCCTGCCCGAATTCCTCTCGGATCTGCAGGCCGAAGCGCCCGCCTCCCTCGAGCACAGGTTGCTGCGCACCCGCAGGGGCGAGCCCCTGACGGAGATCAGCTAA
- the gatA gene encoding Asp-tRNA(Asn)/Glu-tRNA(Gln) amidotransferase subunit GatA — MGIAAWREQLSKGEVSARELTDHHLARIAAVDASIHAFLEVTAERARDDADRIDARRAAGEALPPLAGIPLGIKDNLCTQGIPTTCSSRMLEHFVPPYESTVTERLWQAGAVLLGKTNLDEFAMGSSTETSAFGPSRNPWNPERVPGGSSGGSAAAVAAGECLAALGSDTGGSIRQPAAFCGVVGLKPTYGRVSRYGLVAFASSLDQVGPFSTSVADAAELLQVIAGADPRDATCLKAPVPDYVAALDQPVKGLRVGIVRECFAAEGLDPAVKASVLAAAAQLEALGCELVEVSCPRFNDGIATYYVIAPSEASANLARYDGVKYGYRSPAATSLAEMTARSRAEGFGDEVQRRILIGTYALSAGYVDAYYRKAQQVRTLIRRDFDRAFETVDVLLTPTSPTTAFGFGAHSNDPLAMYLADLLTIPANMAGLPAISVPCGFDAQGLPIGLQLITGVLEEPRLLQVAHQYELAARVLHNHPTPDLVAYAPIGR, encoded by the coding sequence ATGGGGATCGCCGCATGGCGTGAGCAACTGAGCAAGGGCGAGGTCTCGGCCCGGGAGCTCACGGATCACCACCTGGCCCGCATCGCCGCGGTAGATGCCAGCATCCACGCCTTTCTTGAGGTCACGGCCGAGCGGGCCAGGGACGACGCCGATCGCATCGATGCCCGGCGCGCTGCTGGCGAAGCCCTGCCTCCCCTGGCCGGCATCCCCCTGGGGATCAAGGACAACCTCTGCACCCAGGGCATTCCCACCACCTGCTCCAGCCGAATGCTGGAGCACTTCGTGCCCCCCTACGAGAGCACCGTCACCGAACGGCTCTGGCAGGCCGGCGCGGTGCTGCTGGGCAAAACCAATCTCGACGAGTTCGCCATGGGCAGCTCGACCGAAACCTCCGCCTTCGGGCCGAGCCGCAACCCCTGGAACCCCGAGCGCGTACCCGGCGGCAGTTCCGGTGGCAGTGCGGCGGCCGTGGCCGCCGGTGAATGTCTGGCGGCCCTGGGGTCAGATACCGGCGGCTCGATCCGCCAACCCGCCGCTTTCTGCGGTGTGGTGGGTCTCAAGCCCACCTACGGGCGGGTCAGCCGCTACGGGCTGGTGGCCTTCGCCAGCTCCCTCGACCAGGTGGGCCCCTTCAGCACCAGCGTGGCCGATGCGGCCGAACTGCTGCAGGTAATAGCCGGCGCCGATCCCCGCGATGCCACCTGCCTCAAAGCCCCGGTGCCCGACTACGTCGCCGCCCTTGACCAACCCGTCAAGGGGTTGCGGGTGGGCATCGTGCGCGAATGCTTTGCGGCGGAGGGGCTCGACCCCGCCGTGAAGGCCTCGGTGCTGGCCGCCGCCGCCCAGCTCGAGGCCCTGGGCTGTGAGCTGGTGGAGGTGAGCTGCCCCCGCTTCAACGACGGCATCGCCACCTACTACGTGATCGCCCCGTCGGAGGCATCGGCCAACCTGGCCCGCTACGACGGGGTCAAATACGGTTACCGCAGCCCCGCTGCCACCAGCCTGGCGGAGATGACCGCCCGCAGCCGGGCCGAGGGCTTCGGCGACGAGGTGCAGCGCCGCATCCTGATCGGCACCTATGCCCTCTCGGCCGGCTACGTGGATGCCTACTACAGGAAGGCCCAGCAGGTGCGCACCCTGATCCGCCGCGACTTCGACCGGGCTTTCGAGACCGTTGACGTGCTGCTCACCCCCACCTCGCCCACCACCGCCTTCGGCTTCGGCGCCCACAGCAACGACCCCCTGGCCATGTATCTGGCCGACCTGCTGACCATCCCCGCCAACATGGCGGGTCTGCCGGCCATCTCCGTGCCCTGTGGCTTCGACGCCCAGGGTCTGCCGATCGGTCTGCAATTGATCACCGGCGTGCTCGAGGAGCCGCGCCTGCTGCAGGTAGCCCACCAATACGAGCTGGCGGCCCGGGTGCTGCACAACCACCCGACTCCAGATCTGGTGGCCTATGCCCCAATAGGGCGGTGA
- the rpsO gene encoding 30S ribosomal protein S15, which produces MPLTTTKKQELINGHQTHGTDTGSVEVQVAMLSERITQLTGHLQKNKHDFSSRQGLLKMIGRRKRLLSYLKGLSQERYSQLIAKLGIRG; this is translated from the coding sequence ATGCCGCTCACCACCACCAAAAAGCAGGAACTGATCAACGGTCACCAGACCCACGGCACCGATACCGGATCGGTGGAAGTGCAGGTAGCCATGCTCAGTGAGCGGATCACCCAGCTGACCGGACACCTGCAGAAAAACAAGCACGACTTCTCCTCCCGCCAGGGGCTGCTGAAGATGATCGGCCGCCGCAAGCGCCTGCTCAGCTATCTCAAGGGGCTCAGCCAGGAGCGCTACAGCCAGCTGATTGCCAAGCTGGGCATCCGCGGCTGA
- a CDS encoding DNA polymerase III subunit alpha has protein sequence MAFVPLHNHSDYSLLDGASQLPAMVERALELDMPALALTDHGVMYGAIELLKLCTKAGIKPIIGNEMYVINGSIDDPQQKKEKRYHLVVLAKNAVGYRNLVKLTSISHLRGMRGRGIFARACIDKATLAAHSEGLIVATACLGGEIPQAILQGRPEVAREVASWYQGVFAGDFYLEIQDHGGIEDRIVNTGIARIGAELGIELVATNDAHYLSANDVEAHDALLCVLTGKLISDEKRLRYTGTEYIKGEAEMLALFADHLSQDVIERAVANTARVAEKVEDYDILGRYQMPRFPIPEGHTSVSYLTEVAEQGLRERLQLEVDRPFEPLYGERLAFELQVMEQMGFPTYFLVVWDYIRFARDSGIPVGPGRGSAAGSLVAYALGITNIDPVIHGLLFERFLNPERKSMPDIDTDFCIERRGEVIDYVTKRYGEDKVAQIITFNRMTSKAVLKDVARVLDIPYGDADRLAKLIPVVRGKPAKLKEMIGAESPAPEFREKYQKDPVVQRWVDMAMRIEGTNKTFGVHAAGVVIAAEPLDELVPLQRNNDGQVITQYFMEDVESMGLLKMDFLGLKNLTMIDKTVDLVQQSTGERVDPDALPLDDPGTYALLARGDLEGIFQLESSGMRQIVRDLKPSSLEDISSILALYRPGPLDAGLIPKFINRKHGREAIEFAHEKLRPILNETYGIMVYQEQIMKIAQDLAGYSLGEADLLRRAMGKKKKSEMEKHQGLFVQGATERGVEARIAEALFEQMVLFAEYCFNKSHSTAYGAVTYQTAYLKAHYPVAYMAALLTVNAGDSAKVQRYIANCSAMGIEVMAPDVNASGIDFTPVGNRILFGLSAVRNLGDGAIRQLLEARSSEGAFANLAELCDRIPGHQLNRRALEALIHSGSLDALEPGANRAQLMADLDLLIDWASSRAKDRASGQGNLFDLLAGAGASAASGAEVAPKAAPVADYPPTEKLRLEKELVGFYLSDHPLKQLARPVKLLSPIALANLEELADKAKVSAVVMVPEIRQVTTRKGDRMAVLQLEDLTGSCEAVVFPKSYARLADHLMVDARLLVWATVDRRDDRVQLIVDDCRCIDDLQLLMVDLPAEQASDIAIQHRLRECLHRHRPPQDEAGLRVPVVALVRQEDQTRFVRLGLQFCVDDVQAALLTLTAADFQATISSPLLAC, from the coding sequence TTGGCCTTCGTACCGCTCCATAACCACAGCGACTACAGCCTCCTGGATGGGGCCAGCCAGCTGCCGGCGATGGTGGAGCGGGCCCTGGAGCTGGACATGCCGGCCCTGGCGCTGACCGACCACGGCGTCATGTATGGCGCCATCGAGCTGCTGAAGCTCTGCACCAAGGCGGGCATCAAGCCGATCATCGGCAATGAGATGTATGTCATCAATGGCTCCATTGATGACCCCCAGCAGAAAAAGGAGAAGCGATACCACCTGGTGGTGCTGGCCAAAAATGCCGTCGGCTATCGCAACCTGGTCAAGCTCACCAGCATCAGCCACCTGCGAGGCATGCGCGGCCGCGGCATCTTTGCCCGCGCCTGCATCGACAAGGCCACCCTGGCGGCCCACAGCGAGGGGCTGATCGTGGCCACCGCCTGCCTGGGCGGGGAGATTCCCCAGGCGATCCTGCAGGGGCGCCCCGAGGTGGCCCGGGAGGTGGCCAGCTGGTATCAGGGTGTCTTCGCCGGCGACTTCTACCTGGAGATCCAGGACCACGGCGGCATTGAAGATCGCATCGTCAACACCGGCATCGCCCGCATCGGCGCCGAGCTGGGCATCGAGCTGGTCGCAACCAACGACGCCCACTACCTCAGTGCCAACGATGTGGAGGCCCACGATGCCCTGCTGTGTGTGCTCACCGGCAAGTTGATCAGCGATGAGAAACGGCTGCGCTACACCGGCACCGAATACATCAAGGGCGAAGCGGAGATGCTCGCCCTCTTCGCCGACCACCTGTCCCAGGATGTAATAGAGCGGGCCGTAGCCAACACCGCCCGGGTGGCCGAGAAGGTGGAGGACTACGACATCCTCGGCCGCTACCAGATGCCCCGCTTCCCCATCCCCGAAGGTCACACCTCGGTGAGCTATCTCACCGAGGTGGCCGAGCAGGGCCTCAGGGAACGGCTCCAGCTTGAAGTCGATCGGCCGTTTGAGCCGCTCTATGGCGAGCGGCTGGCCTTCGAGCTGCAGGTGATGGAGCAGATGGGTTTTCCCACCTACTTCCTGGTGGTGTGGGATTACATCCGCTTCGCCCGCGACAGCGGCATTCCGGTGGGTCCCGGCCGCGGCTCAGCCGCCGGCTCCCTGGTGGCCTACGCCCTGGGGATCACCAACATCGATCCGGTGATCCATGGGCTGCTGTTTGAGCGCTTCCTCAACCCCGAGCGCAAGTCGATGCCGGATATTGACACCGACTTCTGCATCGAGCGCCGCGGCGAGGTGATCGATTACGTCACAAAGCGCTACGGCGAAGACAAGGTGGCCCAGATCATCACCTTCAACCGCATGACCTCCAAGGCGGTGCTCAAGGACGTGGCCCGGGTGCTGGATATTCCCTATGGCGACGCCGACCGGCTGGCCAAATTGATCCCGGTGGTGCGCGGCAAGCCCGCCAAGCTCAAGGAGATGATCGGCGCCGAGTCGCCAGCACCTGAGTTTCGTGAGAAGTATCAGAAAGACCCCGTCGTGCAGCGCTGGGTGGACATGGCCATGCGCATCGAGGGCACCAACAAGACCTTCGGTGTGCATGCCGCCGGGGTGGTGATCGCCGCCGAGCCGCTCGATGAGTTGGTGCCGCTGCAGCGCAACAACGACGGCCAGGTGATCACCCAATACTTCATGGAAGATGTGGAGTCGATGGGCCTGCTGAAGATGGACTTCCTGGGTCTGAAAAACCTCACCATGATCGACAAGACGGTCGATCTGGTGCAGCAGAGCACTGGCGAGCGGGTCGATCCCGATGCCCTGCCCCTGGATGATCCGGGCACCTACGCCCTGCTGGCCCGCGGTGATCTGGAGGGCATCTTCCAGCTCGAATCGAGCGGCATGCGCCAGATCGTGCGCGACCTCAAGCCCTCCTCCCTGGAGGACATCTCCTCGATCTTGGCCCTATACCGGCCTGGGCCGCTGGACGCCGGCCTGATCCCCAAGTTCATCAACCGCAAGCATGGCCGCGAAGCGATTGAATTCGCCCACGAAAAGCTGCGGCCGATCCTCAATGAGACCTACGGGATCATGGTGTATCAGGAGCAGATCATGAAGATCGCCCAAGACCTGGCCGGCTATTCCCTCGGCGAGGCCGACCTGCTGCGGCGGGCCATGGGCAAAAAGAAGAAGAGTGAGATGGAGAAGCACCAGGGCCTTTTTGTTCAGGGCGCCACCGAGCGAGGCGTGGAGGCCAGGATCGCCGAAGCTCTGTTCGAGCAGATGGTGCTGTTCGCCGAGTATTGCTTCAACAAGAGCCATTCCACCGCCTACGGCGCGGTGACCTATCAGACCGCCTACCTCAAGGCCCACTATCCGGTGGCCTATATGGCTGCCCTGCTCACGGTGAATGCCGGCGACAGCGCCAAGGTGCAGCGCTACATCGCCAACTGCAGCGCCATGGGCATCGAGGTGATGGCCCCCGATGTGAATGCCTCCGGCATCGACTTCACGCCCGTCGGCAATCGCATTCTGTTTGGGCTCTCGGCGGTGCGGAATCTGGGAGATGGGGCAATTCGTCAATTGCTTGAGGCCCGCAGCAGTGAGGGGGCCTTCGCCAACCTGGCCGAGCTCTGCGATCGCATCCCGGGCCACCAGCTCAACCGCCGGGCCCTCGAAGCATTGATCCACTCCGGCAGCCTCGATGCCCTCGAGCCCGGGGCCAACCGCGCCCAGCTGATGGCCGATCTGGATCTGCTGATCGACTGGGCCAGCTCTCGGGCCAAGGACCGGGCCAGCGGCCAGGGCAACTTGTTTGATCTACTGGCCGGAGCTGGAGCTAGTGCTGCTAGCGGCGCTGAGGTGGCCCCCAAGGCGGCCCCGGTGGCCGACTACCCACCCACCGAGAAACTGAGGTTGGAGAAGGAACTGGTGGGCTTCTACCTCTCCGATCACCCCCTCAAGCAGCTGGCCCGACCAGTGAAGCTGCTCTCCCCCATTGCCCTGGCCAACCTCGAAGAGCTGGCCGACAAGGCCAAGGTGAGTGCCGTGGTGATGGTGCCCGAAATCCGCCAGGTGACAACCCGCAAGGGTGATCGGATGGCGGTGCTGCAGCTGGAGGATCTCACCGGCAGCTGCGAGGCCGTGGTGTTTCCCAAGAGCTACGCCCGCCTCGCCGACCATTTGATGGTGGATGCCCGCCTGCTGGTGTGGGCCACGGTGGATCGCCGCGATGATCGGGTGCAGCTGATCGTGGACGATTGCCGCTGCATCGACGATCTCCAGCTGTTGATGGTGGACCTGCCGGCCGAGCAGGCCAGTGACATCGCCATCCAGCACCGGCTGCGGGAGTGCCTGCACCGCCACCGCCCCCCCCAGGATGAGGCGGGTCTGCGGGTGCCGGTGGTAGCCTTGGTGCGCCAAGAGGATCAGACCCGCTTTGTGCGGTTGGGTCTCCAGTTCTGCGTGGATGATGTGCAGGCCGCCCTACTTACCCTGACCGCCGCCGACTTCCAGGCCACGATCAGCTCACCGCTTCTTGCTTGTTGA
- the ruvA gene encoding Holliday junction branch migration protein RuvA has protein sequence MIGWLQGQLTHPWQQEKRFGLMLVCQGVGYDVQVSQRQWQQLPEAGSAMALHIHHAIRDDAWLLYGFAERPERDLFRELVAVSGIGPQMALGLLGAMDTAELVQAIVQTDLRRLCQAPGVGKRTAERLAVELRTRLQQRFLGQLEASSDPDSLAEGVMLPAAGRDEVQLTLAALGYEALEIHRALRAVAAGGLAEGAGAEDWIRESLRWLSRQVA, from the coding sequence ATGATCGGCTGGCTGCAAGGGCAACTCACCCATCCCTGGCAGCAGGAGAAGCGCTTCGGCCTGATGCTGGTGTGTCAAGGCGTGGGCTACGACGTGCAGGTGAGCCAGCGGCAGTGGCAGCAACTGCCGGAGGCGGGCAGTGCCATGGCCCTGCACATCCACCACGCCATCCGAGATGACGCCTGGCTGCTCTACGGCTTCGCCGAGCGGCCTGAACGGGATCTGTTTCGCGAACTGGTGGCCGTCAGTGGCATCGGCCCCCAGATGGCGCTGGGCCTGCTGGGCGCCATGGATACGGCCGAATTGGTGCAGGCGATCGTGCAGACCGACCTGCGCCGCCTCTGCCAGGCGCCTGGGGTGGGCAAGCGCACGGCCGAACGGCTGGCCGTAGAACTGCGTACCCGGCTGCAGCAAAGATTCCTGGGCCAATTAGAAGCAAGCAGCGACCCCGACTCCCTGGCAGAAGGGGTCATGCTTCCCGCCGCAGGACGGGATGAGGTGCAGCTCACCCTGGCGGCCCTGGGCTATGAGGCCCTGGAGATCCACCGGGCCCTGCGGGCCGTGGCCGCCGGCGGGCTGGCGGAAGGGGCAGGTGCCGAAGACTGGATCCGTGAGAGCCTGCGCTGGCTCTCCCGCCAGGTGGCCTGA
- a CDS encoding STAS domain-containing protein has product MTVSLRGGFEQQAHCQLFRFTGQLDAYSDKQFGDFIASHRGSGQPLVIDLSAIDFIDSSGLGALVQLAKQCNTGKQKFLVVGNARVVQTVKLVRLEEFLHLQPNLETALGSLAA; this is encoded by the coding sequence TTGACGGTGTCCCTACGCGGGGGCTTCGAGCAGCAGGCCCACTGCCAGCTGTTCCGCTTCACCGGCCAGCTCGATGCCTATTCCGATAAGCAGTTTGGCGATTTCATCGCCTCCCACCGCGGCAGCGGCCAACCCCTTGTTATTGACCTGAGTGCGATCGACTTCATCGATTCCTCCGGCCTCGGGGCCCTGGTTCAGCTGGCCAAGCAGTGCAATACGGGCAAGCAGAAGTTTCTGGTGGTGGGCAACGCCCGGGTGGTGCAGACCGTGAAGCTCGTGCGCCTGGAAGAGTTTTTGCATCTGCAACCAAACCTGGAAACCGCCCTTGGCAGCCTCGCCGCCTGA
- a CDS encoding PAM68 family protein, producing MASKGRQGVPDVVANRMARRIAIGTGIPTLMGMGVFVGSYLLVSRQILDIAPSTTLAASGACFFLGVLGLSFGVLSASWEEQPGSLLGTEQIGLNISRLRSSMKSTPTSSPPKSSPPKSRSPKSSPPKSTSKKR from the coding sequence ATGGCCAGCAAGGGCAGGCAGGGGGTTCCCGATGTGGTCGCCAACCGCATGGCCCGGCGGATCGCCATCGGCACAGGCATCCCCACCCTGATGGGCATGGGGGTCTTTGTGGGGAGCTATCTGCTGGTCAGCCGGCAGATTCTCGACATCGCCCCGAGCACCACCCTGGCGGCGTCCGGGGCCTGCTTCTTTCTGGGGGTCTTGGGCCTGAGTTTCGGAGTGCTCTCGGCCAGTTGGGAGGAGCAGCCGGGCAGCCTGCTGGGCACCGAGCAGATCGGCCTGAACATCAGCCGTCTGCGTAGCTCAATGAAAAGCACTCCTACAAGTAGCCCCCCTAAATCAAGCCCCCCTAAATCAAGGTCTCCAAAATCAAGTCCCCCAAAATCAACAAGCAAGAAGCGGTGA
- a CDS encoding ribonuclease III domain-containing protein, producing the protein MAGLTPQPPKVELGPLQLAWLGDAVWELHHRLQRCRRPARSQTLHQQVVQVVRAGAQARCLECLDGLLSESELDLVRRGRNRAGRGPRLGDAAAYGQATGFETLLGWLFLHDPGRLAELLDHLQENDP; encoded by the coding sequence CTGGCTGGGTTGACGCCCCAGCCCCCCAAGGTTGAGCTGGGCCCCCTGCAGCTGGCCTGGCTGGGGGATGCGGTGTGGGAACTGCACCACCGGCTGCAACGCTGCCGCCGGCCGGCCCGCTCCCAGACGCTGCATCAGCAGGTGGTGCAGGTGGTGCGCGCCGGTGCCCAGGCCCGATGCCTGGAGTGCCTCGATGGCCTGCTCAGCGAGTCAGAGCTGGATCTGGTGCGTCGCGGCCGCAACCGGGCCGGGCGGGGGCCGCGCCTGGGCGATGCGGCGGCCTATGGCCAGGCCACCGGCTTCGAGACCCTCTTGGGCTGGCTGTTTCTCCACGATCCAGGCCGGTTGGCCGAGCTGCTAGATCACTTGCAGGAAAACGATCCATAA